The Gemmatimonadota bacterium genomic sequence CTTCAGTCATGGCTACCACCCACAGCACACCGAACGGCTTGCTGCGTACTGGGCAGAGGCTTGGGGCGGTCCGGCAACCTACTCGGCGGAGTACGGCACAGAATCGTCAGTCGTGCGAATGCACAGTGGCAATGGGGCACACGAGGAGATGGATGTGCGGGCGATCGCGTGCTTCTCGCTTGCGCTGGACGATCTGGGTAGCCTGGAGCCGGCCTTGAGGCAGGCACTGCTTGACTACTTTGTATGGATGACGACGACGACCATGGCGGCGTATCCGCGTTCACGGCAGGATGTCCCGGAAGGCCTGCGTATGCCTCGTTGGTCATGGAAAGGCCTCGAGGACTAAGTACGTACTGCCTGCCGTTGGCGAACGTGCTTGTCACCCTTGGGAATCCAGATGCGGTGATGTTCGCGCCGACCGGATGGGCGCGCCTTATGCTCCGTGCCTGAGTGGCGGCCGGAGCTAGCGCGCGCTGGTCCCTCCGGTGCCACCCACTCGCGGTTCGCTCACGCCCTCCCAGCCACCCTTCACGCGCATCACCGCGTTGACGTTCGCGATCCCCGGGATGTACCGCACGGCGTGCCCGATCGCCCGCAAGCCGGACTCGGCCTCCGGCGTGAGGCCACCCGTCTCCACCATCAGGGTGTCCGGCAACGCCTGGTGGTGCAGGCGCGGGGCGCGCATCGCGTCGGCGAGCGACATCCGGTGTTCGATGACGTTGAGGATCACCTGGGGAGGTCGCGGTGATGATGCGCGGCCCCCCGGCTGCGCCAACCACCAGGAGCAATTCACCCTGCGGGTCGAGGACGATCGTGGGTGACATCGCGCTGAGCATGCGCTTGCCTGGGGCGATGGCGTTGGCTTCGTACTGCACCAGGCCGAACATGTTGGGCTTGCCGGGCGCCGTGGCGAAGTCGTCCATCTCGTCGTTCATGAAGAACCCGACAGTCTTCAGGTAGACCGCGGAGCCGTAGCCGTTGTTGATGGTGGTGGTCGTCGCGACCGCATTGCCGTGGTTGTCCACAACGGAATAGTGCGTGGTGTGCTGGCCTTCGATGATCTGCGCCCCGTTGGGCGGGGTGGGCGTCTTGCGGGCCGGGTCGATCGTCCTGGCCAGCGTACGCGCGTACGCCTTGCTGGTGAGTTGCGCGATGGGGACCTGGACAAAGGCGGGGTCGGCCAGCTTGTTATTGCGGTCGATGAACGCACGCTGGTAGGCCGAGCCCAGGAGGTGGGCGTACTCCGGCGTCCCCCAGGCCGGGACCTGTGACCAGGTCTCCAGCATGTTAAGTGTTTCGGTGATGGTGATGCCGCCGGACGAGGCGGGCGGCATGGTGAACAGGCTGTAGCCGCGGTAGCTGCTGCGGATGGGGGCGCGCCATTCGGGGGTGTATCGTCGCAGGTCCT encodes the following:
- a CDS encoding oxidoreductase, translated to MPTPVELPLPVPRPPLFDALGGMNAVLRLAHAWHERCLGDEVVAHAFSHGYHPQHTERLAAYWAEAWGGPATYSAEYGTESSVVRMHSGNGAHEEMDVRAIACFSLALDDLGSLEPALRQALLDYFVWMTTTTMAAYPRSRQDVPEGLRMPRWSWKGLED
- a CDS encoding gamma-glutamyltransferase produces the protein MILNVIEHRMSLADAMRAPRLHHQALPDTLMVETGGLTPEAESGLRAIGHAVRYIPGIANVNAVMRVKGGWEGVSEPRVGGTGGTSAR